One window of Branchiostoma lanceolatum isolate klBraLanc5 chromosome 6, klBraLanc5.hap2, whole genome shotgun sequence genomic DNA carries:
- the LOC136436505 gene encoding uncharacterized protein → MDSDVSFGSSWVRWLFSTVTSTSIVNKMFGVLLQFFDIIFQFVVKVVVFIGKALKAPFGRETCRDTSATEAKPPTVPLHRRPPEAVKNKARRSDLNGAKGTNVKVNVPLSPSTGAANNAKKAGSKATFAGLKSGFLLSPKKAATAEGDKKIATSKKQKDTAEGEKAITSTKQGAAEADINKATTLQKQGAAETDNNATTPQKQGAAETDKATTSPKQGAAEADEKSTTSPREHPELDTPRPSIPICPVLAQVRPVVLPIPGTNYFAPVWDGSEKAQMMLQMIMAARRQAGLY, encoded by the exons ATGGATTCAGACGTATCCTTTGGATCTTCTTGGGTCCGCTGGTTATTTTCCACTGTGACATCGACTTCAATCGTGAATAAGATGTTTGGAGTATTGCTGCAGTTTTTTGACATAATCTTCCAATTTGTGGTGAAGGTTGTCGTCTTCATCGGGAAAG CCTTGAAAGCGCCGTTTGGACGTGAGACATGTCGGGATACCTCTGCAACAGAGGCAAAGCCACCTACAGTGCCGCTGCACAGGAGGCCGCCCGAAGCCGTGAAGAACAAAGCTCGGAGAAGCGACTTAAACGGTGCCAAAGGCACCAACGTCAAAGTCAACGTTCCACTGTCTCCCAGTACTGGTGCGGCGAACAACGCCAAAAAGGCCGGCTCGAAGGCGACTTTTGCCGGCCTGAAGTCGGGCTTCCTGCTCAGTCCCAAGAAGGCAGCCACTGCTGAGGGTGATAAGAAAATCGCCACTTCTAAGAAGCAGAAAGACACTGCCGAGGGCGAGAAAGCCATTACATCTACGAAGCAGGGCGCTGCCGAGGCCGACATCAACAAGGCCACCACCCTTCAGAAGCAGGGCGCTGCCGAGACCGACAACAACGCCACCACCCCTCAGAAGCAGGGCGCTGCCGAGACCGACAAGGCCACCACCTCCCCGAAGCAGGGCGCTGCTGAAGCCGATGAGAAGTCGACCACTTCTCCCCGCGAGCACCCGGAGTTGGACACCCCGCGCCCCAGCATCCCAATCTGCCCGGTCCTGGCGCAGGTTCGGCCCGTGGTGCTGCCGATCCCAGGGACCAACTACTTCGCACCTGTGTGGGACGGGAGCGAGAAGGCGCAGATGATGCTGCAGATGATCATGGCAGCGAGGAGGCAAGCTGGACTGTATTAG
- the LOC136436506 gene encoding uncharacterized protein — protein MTFENAPPVSDHFFLAMATDGSERKSSSATARKEDKLQKQKGTGKASRFLSTLLIVLTCGIISRRNDNDDEEVYRKVTSKSNDNSSTPIPPSAPLDVVIPAEPPEPSSFAVRCSGPDVSSACSADVSEVLEHLLQQVTATVDINVTTGFQLNDPAQILPPVTPQLPLPTATPPLPTPSIPVSHLNPAAAPYQPSSDSSQVPVTPLSTLNPAATPYYPSTYNVPSKPTSLFLIDNTNPPLPYAPLPEYPQWSTQT, from the exons ATGACGTTCGAGAATGCCCCGCCTGTATCGGATCACTTTTTCTTAGCCATGGCTACCGACGGTTCCGAACGGAAATCGTCCTCAGCGACAGCAAGAAAGGAAGATAAGTTACAGAAACAGAAGGGGACTGGGAAGGCGTCTCGGTTTCTGTCAACTTTGTTGATTGTCTTGACTTGCGGTATCATCAGCCGTAGGAACGACAATGACGACGAAGAGGTATACAGGAAAG tgacctcaaaATCCAATGACAACTCCAGCACGCCGATCCCACCATCAGCCCCCCTTGATGTGGTCATCCCCGCCGAGCCCCCAGAGCCATCCTCCTTTGCAGTCCGATGCTCGGGACCGGACGTCTCCTCTGCATGCTCTGCCGATGTGTCAG AAGTACTGGAACATCTTCTACAACAAGTGACAGCCACAGTTGATATCAACGTCACCACAGGCTTCCAGCTAAACG ACCCCGCACAGATCCTACCACCTGTCACCCCACAGCTGCCGCTACCTACCGCCACACCTCCCCTGCCCACCCCCTCCATCCCGGTCAGTCACCTGAATCCTGCCGCAGCCCCATATCAACCCAGCTCTGACTCTTCCCAGGTCCCTGTCACCCCCCTCAGTACACTCAACCCCGCCGCCACACCTTATTACCCCAGCACATACAACGTCCCTTCAAAGCCAACCTCACTGTTCCTCATTGATAATACCAACCCTCCCCTGccgtacgcccccctccccgagTACCCCCAGTGGTCAACACAAACTTAA